The following proteins come from a genomic window of Cervus canadensis isolate Bull #8, Minnesota chromosome 3, ASM1932006v1, whole genome shotgun sequence:
- the REPIN1 gene encoding replication initiator 1 isoform X1 — MGVGVSLLLQFSLTSGGYPSVGRSRRSSRRSIPGNIPRRSWAKPHLQLHSLQAEEEPMLERRCRGPVAMGPVQPRLLSGPSQESSQTLEKEPQGLRSRGTAAAQSGSQALGRAHRCAHCRRHFPGWVALWLHARRCQARLPRPCPECGRRFRHAPFLALHCQVHAAATPDLGFACHLCGQSFRGWVALVLHLRAHSAAKRPIACPACERRFWRRKQLRAHSRRCHPPAPEARPFICGNCGRSFAQWDQLVTHKRVHVAEALEEAAAKALGPRPRGRPAVTAPRPGGDAVDRPFQCACCGKRFRHKPNLIAHRRVHTGERPHQCPECGKRFTNKPYLTSHRRIHTGEKPYPCTECGRRFRHKPNLLSHSKIHKRSEGSAQGGPQPPAGAPERAPEPPPETAPEPAEVSAGPGPPGAEAEAPPSLHTCADCGRGFRLERFLRAHQRQHGGERPFACAECGKHFGKKTHLVAHSRVHSGERPFACEECGRRFSQGSHLAAHRRDHAPERPFVCPDCGKAFRHKPYLAAHRRIHTGEKPYVCPECGKAFSQKSNLVSHRRIHTGERPYACPDCDRSFSQKSNLITHRKSHIRDGAFCCAICGQTFDDEGKLLAHQKKHDV, encoded by the coding sequence CAGAGGAAGAACCGATGCTGGAACGTCGCTGCCGGGGCCCGGTGGCCATGGGCCCCGTCCAGCCCCGACTCCTTTCTGGGCCCTCCCAGGAGTCGTCCCAGACTCTGGAGAAGGAGCCCCAGGGGCTGAGGTCGCGAGGCACCGCCGCGGCCCAGTCGGGCAGCCAGGCCCTAGGTCGGGCCCATCGCTGTGCCCACTGTCGGAGGCACTTCCCCGGCTGGGTGGCCCTCTGGCTTCATGCCCGGCGCTGCCAGGCCCGCCTGCCCCGGCCCTGTCCCGAGTGCGGCCGCCGCTTCCGCCACGCCCCTTTCTTGGCACTGCACTGCCAGGTCCATGCCGCCGCCACCCCAGACCTGGGCTTTGCCTGCCACCTCTGCGGGCAGAGCTTCCGAGGCTGGGTGGCCCTGGTTCTGCACCTGCGGGCCCACTCGGCGGCGAAACGGCCCATCGCCTGTCCAGCCTGCGAGAGACGCTTCTGGCGGAGAAAGCAGCTGCGGGCCCATTCGCGGCGCTGCCACCCCCCGGCCCCCGAGGCCCGGCCCTTCATCTGCGGCAACTGTGGCCGCAGCTTCGCCCAGTGGGACCAGCTGGTGACTCACAAGCGGGTCCACGTGGCCGAGGCGCTGGAGGAGGCGGCGGCCAAGGCCCTGGGGCCGCGGCCCCGGGGGCGCCCGGCAGTGACCGCGCCCCGGCCGGGCGGGGACGCCGTCGACCGCCCGTTCCAGTGTGCCTGCTGTGGCAAGCGCTTCCGCCACAAGCCCAACCTGATCGCCCACCGCCGCGTGCACACGGGCGAGCGCCCGCACCAGTGCCCCGAGTGCGGGAAGCGCTTCACCAATAAGCCCTACCTGACCTCGCACCGGCGCAtccacacgggcgagaagccgTACCCGTGCACCGAGTGCGGTCGCCGCTTCCGCCACAAGCCCAACCTGCTGTCGCACAGCAAGATCCACAAGCGCTCCGAGGGCTCCGCGCAGGGCGGGCCCCAACCGCCCGCCGGCGCCCCGGAGCGCGCCCCGGAACCCCCTCCGGAAACGGCCCCCGAGCCAGCTGAGGTCTCTGCTGGGCCCGGGCCGCCAGGCGCCGAGGCGGAGGCCCCGCCCTCCCTCCACACCTGCGCCGACTGTGGGCGGGGCTTCCGGCTGGAGCGCTTCCTGCGCGCGCACCAGCGGCAGCACGGCGGTGAGCGGCCCTTCGCGTGCGCCGAGTGCGGCAAGCACTTCGGCAAGAAGACGCACCTGGTGGCGCACTCCCGGGTGCACTCGGGCGAGCGGCCCTTCGCGTGCGAGGAGTGCGGGCGCCGCTTCTCCCAGGGGAGCCACCTGGCCGCCCACCGGCGCGACCACGCGCCCGAGCGGCCCTTCGTGTGCCCGGACTGCGGGAAGGCCTTCCGCCACAAGCCCTACCTGGCCGCGCACCGGCGCATTCACACCGGCGAGAAGCCGTACGTCTGCCCTGAGTGTGGCAAGGCGTTCAGCCAGAAGTCCAACCTGGTGTCCCACCGGCGCATCCACACGGGCGAGCGCCCCTACGCCTGCCCGGACTGCGACCGCAGCTTCAGCCAGAAGTCCAACCTCATCACCCATCGCAAGAGCCACATCCGGGACGGCGCCTTCTGCTGCGCCATCTGTGGCCAGACCTTTGACGACGAGGGGAAGCTCCTGGCCCACCAGAAGAAGCACGATGTCTGA
- the REPIN1 gene encoding replication initiator 1 isoform X2, whose protein sequence is MGVGVSLLLQFSLTSGGYPSVGRSRRSSRRSIPGNIPRRSWAKPHLQLHSLQEEEPMLERRCRGPVAMGPVQPRLLSGPSQESSQTLEKEPQGLRSRGTAAAQSGSQALGRAHRCAHCRRHFPGWVALWLHARRCQARLPRPCPECGRRFRHAPFLALHCQVHAAATPDLGFACHLCGQSFRGWVALVLHLRAHSAAKRPIACPACERRFWRRKQLRAHSRRCHPPAPEARPFICGNCGRSFAQWDQLVTHKRVHVAEALEEAAAKALGPRPRGRPAVTAPRPGGDAVDRPFQCACCGKRFRHKPNLIAHRRVHTGERPHQCPECGKRFTNKPYLTSHRRIHTGEKPYPCTECGRRFRHKPNLLSHSKIHKRSEGSAQGGPQPPAGAPERAPEPPPETAPEPAEVSAGPGPPGAEAEAPPSLHTCADCGRGFRLERFLRAHQRQHGGERPFACAECGKHFGKKTHLVAHSRVHSGERPFACEECGRRFSQGSHLAAHRRDHAPERPFVCPDCGKAFRHKPYLAAHRRIHTGEKPYVCPECGKAFSQKSNLVSHRRIHTGERPYACPDCDRSFSQKSNLITHRKSHIRDGAFCCAICGQTFDDEGKLLAHQKKHDV, encoded by the coding sequence AGGAAGAACCGATGCTGGAACGTCGCTGCCGGGGCCCGGTGGCCATGGGCCCCGTCCAGCCCCGACTCCTTTCTGGGCCCTCCCAGGAGTCGTCCCAGACTCTGGAGAAGGAGCCCCAGGGGCTGAGGTCGCGAGGCACCGCCGCGGCCCAGTCGGGCAGCCAGGCCCTAGGTCGGGCCCATCGCTGTGCCCACTGTCGGAGGCACTTCCCCGGCTGGGTGGCCCTCTGGCTTCATGCCCGGCGCTGCCAGGCCCGCCTGCCCCGGCCCTGTCCCGAGTGCGGCCGCCGCTTCCGCCACGCCCCTTTCTTGGCACTGCACTGCCAGGTCCATGCCGCCGCCACCCCAGACCTGGGCTTTGCCTGCCACCTCTGCGGGCAGAGCTTCCGAGGCTGGGTGGCCCTGGTTCTGCACCTGCGGGCCCACTCGGCGGCGAAACGGCCCATCGCCTGTCCAGCCTGCGAGAGACGCTTCTGGCGGAGAAAGCAGCTGCGGGCCCATTCGCGGCGCTGCCACCCCCCGGCCCCCGAGGCCCGGCCCTTCATCTGCGGCAACTGTGGCCGCAGCTTCGCCCAGTGGGACCAGCTGGTGACTCACAAGCGGGTCCACGTGGCCGAGGCGCTGGAGGAGGCGGCGGCCAAGGCCCTGGGGCCGCGGCCCCGGGGGCGCCCGGCAGTGACCGCGCCCCGGCCGGGCGGGGACGCCGTCGACCGCCCGTTCCAGTGTGCCTGCTGTGGCAAGCGCTTCCGCCACAAGCCCAACCTGATCGCCCACCGCCGCGTGCACACGGGCGAGCGCCCGCACCAGTGCCCCGAGTGCGGGAAGCGCTTCACCAATAAGCCCTACCTGACCTCGCACCGGCGCAtccacacgggcgagaagccgTACCCGTGCACCGAGTGCGGTCGCCGCTTCCGCCACAAGCCCAACCTGCTGTCGCACAGCAAGATCCACAAGCGCTCCGAGGGCTCCGCGCAGGGCGGGCCCCAACCGCCCGCCGGCGCCCCGGAGCGCGCCCCGGAACCCCCTCCGGAAACGGCCCCCGAGCCAGCTGAGGTCTCTGCTGGGCCCGGGCCGCCAGGCGCCGAGGCGGAGGCCCCGCCCTCCCTCCACACCTGCGCCGACTGTGGGCGGGGCTTCCGGCTGGAGCGCTTCCTGCGCGCGCACCAGCGGCAGCACGGCGGTGAGCGGCCCTTCGCGTGCGCCGAGTGCGGCAAGCACTTCGGCAAGAAGACGCACCTGGTGGCGCACTCCCGGGTGCACTCGGGCGAGCGGCCCTTCGCGTGCGAGGAGTGCGGGCGCCGCTTCTCCCAGGGGAGCCACCTGGCCGCCCACCGGCGCGACCACGCGCCCGAGCGGCCCTTCGTGTGCCCGGACTGCGGGAAGGCCTTCCGCCACAAGCCCTACCTGGCCGCGCACCGGCGCATTCACACCGGCGAGAAGCCGTACGTCTGCCCTGAGTGTGGCAAGGCGTTCAGCCAGAAGTCCAACCTGGTGTCCCACCGGCGCATCCACACGGGCGAGCGCCCCTACGCCTGCCCGGACTGCGACCGCAGCTTCAGCCAGAAGTCCAACCTCATCACCCATCGCAAGAGCCACATCCGGGACGGCGCCTTCTGCTGCGCCATCTGTGGCCAGACCTTTGACGACGAGGGGAAGCTCCTGGCCCACCAGAAGAAGCACGATGTCTGA
- the REPIN1 gene encoding replication initiator 1 isoform X3 produces the protein MLERRCRGPVAMGPVQPRLLSGPSQESSQTLEKEPQGLRSRGTAAAQSGSQALGRAHRCAHCRRHFPGWVALWLHARRCQARLPRPCPECGRRFRHAPFLALHCQVHAAATPDLGFACHLCGQSFRGWVALVLHLRAHSAAKRPIACPACERRFWRRKQLRAHSRRCHPPAPEARPFICGNCGRSFAQWDQLVTHKRVHVAEALEEAAAKALGPRPRGRPAVTAPRPGGDAVDRPFQCACCGKRFRHKPNLIAHRRVHTGERPHQCPECGKRFTNKPYLTSHRRIHTGEKPYPCTECGRRFRHKPNLLSHSKIHKRSEGSAQGGPQPPAGAPERAPEPPPETAPEPAEVSAGPGPPGAEAEAPPSLHTCADCGRGFRLERFLRAHQRQHGGERPFACAECGKHFGKKTHLVAHSRVHSGERPFACEECGRRFSQGSHLAAHRRDHAPERPFVCPDCGKAFRHKPYLAAHRRIHTGEKPYVCPECGKAFSQKSNLVSHRRIHTGERPYACPDCDRSFSQKSNLITHRKSHIRDGAFCCAICGQTFDDEGKLLAHQKKHDV, from the coding sequence ATGCTGGAACGTCGCTGCCGGGGCCCGGTGGCCATGGGCCCCGTCCAGCCCCGACTCCTTTCTGGGCCCTCCCAGGAGTCGTCCCAGACTCTGGAGAAGGAGCCCCAGGGGCTGAGGTCGCGAGGCACCGCCGCGGCCCAGTCGGGCAGCCAGGCCCTAGGTCGGGCCCATCGCTGTGCCCACTGTCGGAGGCACTTCCCCGGCTGGGTGGCCCTCTGGCTTCATGCCCGGCGCTGCCAGGCCCGCCTGCCCCGGCCCTGTCCCGAGTGCGGCCGCCGCTTCCGCCACGCCCCTTTCTTGGCACTGCACTGCCAGGTCCATGCCGCCGCCACCCCAGACCTGGGCTTTGCCTGCCACCTCTGCGGGCAGAGCTTCCGAGGCTGGGTGGCCCTGGTTCTGCACCTGCGGGCCCACTCGGCGGCGAAACGGCCCATCGCCTGTCCAGCCTGCGAGAGACGCTTCTGGCGGAGAAAGCAGCTGCGGGCCCATTCGCGGCGCTGCCACCCCCCGGCCCCCGAGGCCCGGCCCTTCATCTGCGGCAACTGTGGCCGCAGCTTCGCCCAGTGGGACCAGCTGGTGACTCACAAGCGGGTCCACGTGGCCGAGGCGCTGGAGGAGGCGGCGGCCAAGGCCCTGGGGCCGCGGCCCCGGGGGCGCCCGGCAGTGACCGCGCCCCGGCCGGGCGGGGACGCCGTCGACCGCCCGTTCCAGTGTGCCTGCTGTGGCAAGCGCTTCCGCCACAAGCCCAACCTGATCGCCCACCGCCGCGTGCACACGGGCGAGCGCCCGCACCAGTGCCCCGAGTGCGGGAAGCGCTTCACCAATAAGCCCTACCTGACCTCGCACCGGCGCAtccacacgggcgagaagccgTACCCGTGCACCGAGTGCGGTCGCCGCTTCCGCCACAAGCCCAACCTGCTGTCGCACAGCAAGATCCACAAGCGCTCCGAGGGCTCCGCGCAGGGCGGGCCCCAACCGCCCGCCGGCGCCCCGGAGCGCGCCCCGGAACCCCCTCCGGAAACGGCCCCCGAGCCAGCTGAGGTCTCTGCTGGGCCCGGGCCGCCAGGCGCCGAGGCGGAGGCCCCGCCCTCCCTCCACACCTGCGCCGACTGTGGGCGGGGCTTCCGGCTGGAGCGCTTCCTGCGCGCGCACCAGCGGCAGCACGGCGGTGAGCGGCCCTTCGCGTGCGCCGAGTGCGGCAAGCACTTCGGCAAGAAGACGCACCTGGTGGCGCACTCCCGGGTGCACTCGGGCGAGCGGCCCTTCGCGTGCGAGGAGTGCGGGCGCCGCTTCTCCCAGGGGAGCCACCTGGCCGCCCACCGGCGCGACCACGCGCCCGAGCGGCCCTTCGTGTGCCCGGACTGCGGGAAGGCCTTCCGCCACAAGCCCTACCTGGCCGCGCACCGGCGCATTCACACCGGCGAGAAGCCGTACGTCTGCCCTGAGTGTGGCAAGGCGTTCAGCCAGAAGTCCAACCTGGTGTCCCACCGGCGCATCCACACGGGCGAGCGCCCCTACGCCTGCCCGGACTGCGACCGCAGCTTCAGCCAGAAGTCCAACCTCATCACCCATCGCAAGAGCCACATCCGGGACGGCGCCTTCTGCTGCGCCATCTGTGGCCAGACCTTTGACGACGAGGGGAAGCTCCTGGCCCACCAGAAGAAGCACGATGTCTGA